The following proteins are co-located in the Paenibacillus sp. JNUCC32 genome:
- a CDS encoding sn-glycerol-1-phosphate dehydrogenase, producing MTDYLNEAKGLMSRMREVRPAFRGLETMELEPGAISAVPAYLKRQGLNSPIVVADANTYEAAGQTLMERLEAEGLEPRLCLIEPDELGDVVADERSLMQLFIEVEPERTGCLIAAGSGTLHDITRFVAHRCGKPFVSVPTAPSVDGFTSAGAPIVVRGIKQTYAATAPIAIFADPDILAKAPQPLIAAGFGDMLGKYTSLLDWRFSSTTAGEPYDGQVAEITERALESCIQHVEAIGQRTEEGIRILMTALIESGIAMLLFGQSHPASGAEHHLSHYWEMEYLRRGNRALLHGAKVGVACSEISSLYHAAADQRVYPYAEPKLWETYGEQVREWLRKVPSKEEIAGLLRQAGGPSSLEELGIDEELFGESLREAHKLRDRHTILRALNEADGAGQPVTSYR from the coding sequence ATGACGGATTATTTGAACGAAGCAAAGGGTTTAATGAGCCGAATGAGGGAAGTCCGGCCGGCGTTCCGCGGACTTGAAACGATGGAGCTGGAGCCCGGCGCTATTTCAGCTGTGCCGGCGTACCTTAAACGGCAGGGCCTCAATTCACCGATCGTGGTGGCCGATGCGAATACGTATGAAGCTGCGGGTCAAACGCTGATGGAGCGGCTGGAAGCGGAAGGTCTGGAACCCCGGCTGTGCTTGATCGAGCCTGATGAGTTAGGCGATGTGGTGGCGGATGAACGCTCGCTGATGCAGCTTTTTATCGAGGTGGAGCCAGAGCGGACAGGATGCCTCATCGCTGCCGGATCCGGTACCCTTCATGACATTACCCGCTTTGTCGCTCATCGGTGCGGGAAGCCGTTCGTCTCTGTACCTACGGCACCTTCGGTAGACGGCTTTACTTCGGCCGGCGCGCCGATCGTGGTTCGGGGGATCAAGCAGACCTATGCTGCAACGGCTCCCATCGCCATATTCGCCGACCCGGATATCCTTGCGAAAGCCCCGCAGCCGCTTATAGCGGCGGGGTTTGGCGATATGCTCGGCAAATATACGTCGCTGCTGGATTGGAGATTCTCCTCGACCACGGCCGGCGAGCCCTATGATGGCCAAGTGGCAGAAATCACGGAGCGGGCACTGGAATCTTGCATCCAGCACGTGGAGGCCATCGGCCAGCGCACGGAGGAAGGCATCCGCATTCTGATGACGGCTTTGATTGAATCCGGGATCGCGATGCTGCTGTTCGGGCAGTCCCATCCTGCCTCAGGGGCAGAGCATCATTTGTCGCATTACTGGGAGATGGAGTACTTGCGCCGCGGCAACCGGGCGCTGCTTCATGGCGCCAAGGTAGGGGTAGCCTGCAGCGAGATATCGAGCCTTTACCATGCTGCGGCTGATCAACGAGTGTATCCTTATGCCGAGCCCAAGCTTTGGGAGACGTATGGGGAGCAGGTTCGGGAGTGGCTTCGGAAGGTTCCTTCGAAGGAGGAGATCGCCGGGCTGCTGCGGCAAGCGGGAGGTCCTTCCAGCCTGGAGGAGCTTGGCATTGATGAGGAGCTGTTTGGGGAGAGCCTGCGGGAGGCGCATAAGCTGCGCGACCGTCATACCATCCTGAGGGCACTGAACGAGGCTGACGGGGCAGGACAACCTGTGACTTCATACAGATAG
- a CDS encoding ribulokinase, which produces MGNKYTIGVDYGTQSGRAVLVNLANGQEVADHVTPYRHHVIDEFLPGSGKRLEHDWALQHPGDYLEVLQVSVPAVIQQSGIDPADVIGIGIDFTACTMLPVDELGEPLCFHPELADQPHSWVKLWKHHAAQPEADKINAIAAERGEAFLPRYGGKISSEWMIAKVWQILDEAPAIYERADRFLEATDWVISQMTGHIVRNSCTAGYKAIWHKQDGYPSKDYFKALDPRLEDLADTKLRGEVRPLGSSAGGLTEKMAEMMGLTPGIAVAVGNVDAHAAVPAVGVVTPGKLVMAMGTSICHMLLGTEEKQVEGMCGVVEDGIIPGLYGYEAGQSAVGDIFEWYVEEALPAYVKEAATEEGIGVHQWLEREAAAYKPGQSGLLALDWWNGNRSVLVDTDLTGLMLGMTLLTKPQEIYRALLEATAFGTRKIVDAFHENGVAVDALYACGGLPQKNRLLMQIYADVTNREIYVADSKQTPALGAAMFAAVAAGQAKGGYDSIIDAAEKMARVKEETFKPIPEHVEVYEQLYQEYSKLHDYFGRGENDVMKRLKRIKQTAE; this is translated from the coding sequence ATGGGGAATAAATACACCATTGGTGTCGATTACGGAACGCAGTCCGGACGTGCGGTATTGGTTAATCTGGCGAACGGGCAGGAAGTGGCGGATCATGTAACGCCTTATCGGCACCATGTTATTGATGAGTTTCTGCCGGGTTCCGGAAAGCGGCTGGAGCATGACTGGGCGCTTCAGCATCCGGGGGATTATCTGGAGGTTCTGCAGGTATCGGTGCCTGCCGTCATCCAACAATCCGGCATTGATCCGGCGGATGTGATCGGCATCGGCATCGATTTTACGGCTTGCACCATGCTGCCGGTTGACGAGCTTGGCGAGCCGCTCTGCTTCCACCCGGAGCTGGCCGATCAGCCGCACAGCTGGGTTAAGCTGTGGAAGCATCACGCGGCCCAGCCGGAAGCAGACAAGATCAACGCGATCGCCGCTGAGCGCGGAGAAGCTTTTTTGCCCCGTTATGGCGGGAAGATCTCATCCGAATGGATGATAGCCAAAGTCTGGCAGATTCTTGACGAGGCGCCGGCCATCTATGAACGCGCGGATCGGTTCCTGGAGGCCACGGATTGGGTCATCTCCCAAATGACCGGCCATATTGTCCGCAACAGCTGTACGGCTGGTTACAAGGCGATATGGCATAAGCAAGACGGATATCCAAGCAAGGATTACTTTAAAGCGCTGGATCCCAGATTGGAGGATCTGGCCGATACGAAGCTGCGCGGAGAGGTCCGTCCCCTTGGGAGCAGCGCCGGCGGCTTGACCGAGAAGATGGCGGAAATGATGGGCTTAACGCCTGGCATTGCCGTGGCCGTCGGCAACGTTGACGCGCATGCCGCGGTACCGGCGGTCGGCGTCGTAACACCGGGCAAGCTGGTCATGGCCATGGGAACCTCGATCTGCCATATGCTGCTCGGCACGGAAGAGAAGCAGGTCGAAGGGATGTGCGGCGTCGTCGAAGACGGCATCATTCCGGGATTATACGGTTATGAAGCCGGGCAATCGGCGGTGGGCGATATTTTTGAATGGTACGTTGAGGAAGCGCTTCCCGCGTACGTTAAGGAGGCTGCGACCGAGGAAGGAATCGGCGTGCATCAATGGCTGGAACGGGAAGCGGCTGCATACAAGCCGGGCCAGAGTGGTCTGCTAGCGCTGGATTGGTGGAACGGCAACCGCTCGGTGCTGGTGGATACGGATCTGACCGGGTTGATGTTAGGGATGACGCTGTTGACGAAGCCGCAGGAAATCTATCGCGCCCTGCTGGAGGCGACGGCTTTCGGCACGCGCAAAATCGTGGACGCCTTTCATGAGAACGGCGTGGCTGTGGATGCTCTCTATGCATGCGGCGGACTGCCGCAAAAGAATCGTCTCCTGATGCAGATTTATGCGGACGTTACCAATCGCGAAATCTATGTGGCTGATTCCAAACAGACGCCGGCGCTTGGTGCCGCGATGTTCGCCGCAGTGGCGGCGGGTCAGGCGAAAGGCGGATATGATTCCATTATCGATGCGGCCGAGAAAATGGCACGGGTGAAGGAAGAGACCTTCAAGCCGATACCGGAGCATGTGGAAGTGTATGAGCAGCTGTATCAGGAATACAGCAAGCTGCATGATTATTTCGGCCGCGGGGAAAACGACGTCATGAAAAGGCTGAAGCGGATTAAGCAGACGGCAGAATAG
- a CDS encoding ArsR/SmtB family transcription factor: MIYIKDLMSGLDIFKALSSEIRIQILELLAKNQSLNLNDLANRLNLSNGAITMHIKKLEESGLIEIHTTGGKHGIQKICYLNKDTLMVDLRSKDINNLYEVEIRVGHYSDYQAIPTCGLATKDSIIGDFDDPRYFADPERINSEIIWLTEGFLEYRIPNYLKSNQSFREIQFSLELGSEAPGHCDNYPSDIFFYVNGIEIGSWTSPGDFGDKRGTFNPEWWPPHLNQYGMLKLIRINKEGSFIDGCRISDVGLDQIQLDYKSELTFRIAVNEQSVNKRGLTIYGKHFGNYSQDLLARVLYDVKEG; encoded by the coding sequence ATGATCTACATTAAAGATTTAATGAGCGGACTTGATATCTTCAAAGCGCTCAGCTCCGAGATCCGCATTCAAATTTTGGAGCTGCTGGCCAAGAATCAAAGCCTGAACCTGAATGATCTCGCAAACAGGCTGAACCTCAGCAATGGCGCCATTACCATGCATATCAAGAAGCTGGAGGAAAGCGGCTTGATCGAAATCCATACCACGGGCGGGAAGCATGGCATCCAGAAGATCTGCTATCTGAATAAAGACACCTTGATGGTCGATTTGCGAAGCAAGGATATTAATAATCTGTACGAGGTGGAAATTCGGGTCGGCCATTACAGCGACTACCAAGCCATCCCGACCTGCGGACTTGCGACCAAGGACAGTATCATCGGGGATTTCGACGATCCGCGCTATTTCGCCGATCCGGAGCGCATCAATTCGGAGATTATTTGGCTGACCGAAGGTTTCCTGGAATATCGGATCCCGAATTATTTGAAATCCAACCAATCGTTCCGCGAGATCCAATTCTCCTTGGAGCTGGGGTCTGAAGCACCGGGACATTGCGATAATTACCCGTCGGATATTTTCTTTTACGTCAATGGGATCGAAATCGGCAGCTGGACAAGTCCGGGGGATTTCGGGGACAAACGCGGTACCTTCAACCCTGAATGGTGGCCACCCCACTTAAACCAATACGGCATGCTGAAGCTCATCCGAATTAATAAAGAAGGCAGCTTTATCGACGGGTGCCGCATTTCGGATGTCGGTTTGGACCAAATACAGCTCGATTACAAGAGCGAGCTTACCTTCAGGATTGCCGTTAACGAGCAGTCGGTGAATAAACGCGGCTTAACCATTTACGGCAAGCATTTCGGAAACTACAGTCAAGATCTCTTGGCCCGCGTTCTGTATGATGTGAAGGAAGGATAA
- the araD gene encoding L-ribulose-5-phosphate 4-epimerase, whose product MLEDLKQQVLEANLELPKYGLVTFTWGNVSGIDRERGLFVIKPSGVPYEDLKADDMVVLDLKGNVVEGDLRPSSDTPTHLVLYQNFKEIGGIVHTHSPWGTSWAQAGRALPAYGTTHADYFYGEIPVTRPMTREEIEGAYELETGNVIVERFADLDPNMVPGVLVHSHAPFVWGMDAHNAVHNAVVLEECAKIAARMQQINPETEPMDQTLLDRHFLRKHGVNAYYGQK is encoded by the coding sequence ATGTTGGAGGATTTGAAGCAGCAGGTGCTTGAGGCGAATCTGGAGCTTCCGAAGTACGGGCTCGTTACCTTTACATGGGGAAACGTCAGCGGCATCGACCGTGAACGCGGACTGTTTGTCATTAAGCCGAGCGGCGTGCCGTACGAGGATTTAAAAGCGGACGACATGGTCGTGCTGGATTTGAAGGGGAATGTCGTTGAAGGGGATTTGCGCCCTTCCTCCGACACCCCGACTCATCTGGTGCTGTATCAGAACTTTAAGGAGATCGGCGGGATTGTGCACACCCACTCGCCATGGGGAACGAGCTGGGCTCAGGCGGGTCGCGCGCTGCCTGCTTACGGAACGACGCATGCCGACTATTTTTACGGGGAGATTCCGGTTACGCGGCCCATGACCCGGGAAGAAATCGAAGGGGCCTACGAGCTGGAGACGGGCAATGTCATCGTTGAACGATTCGCGGATCTGGATCCGAACATGGTGCCCGGGGTGCTTGTGCATTCCCATGCGCCGTTCGTGTGGGGCATGGATGCCCATAACGCCGTGCATAATGCGGTGGTGCTGGAGGAGTGCGCCAAGATTGCTGCCCGGATGCAGCAGATCAATCCCGAAACCGAACCGATGGATCAGACGCTGCTGGATCGCCATTTTTTGCGGAAGCATGGAGTTAATGCTTATTACGGTCAAAAGTAA